Genomic DNA from Planctomicrobium piriforme:
GACGACATGGAAACGATTGGTCAGAATTGAGGGGCCAGAGGATCGCGGACAGGAGAGAGTTTGAGAATCGCATTTCCCCCTATCCCCTATCCCCTATCCCCTCGCCCCTTAAGATGACCACGTCTTGCTCCGTGGAACGTGATACGACTGTCATCTCGGAAACCAAAGCCATGCCTGACAATTCCCTGTGGCCTGAGCATGAGCAGACGCGGGAGATGGTGCGTGCGGCGGCCAATGGGGAGCCGGGGGCGGAGAATGCGCTGCTCGACCGGCACCGGAATGCGCTGCGGCGGCTGATTCAGTTTCGCATGGACCGGCAGATCGCCCGACGAGTGGATGCAAGCGACGTCGTGCAGGATGTTCTCCTCGAAGCGAGCAAACGACTTCGCGACTATGTGGCCGACCCGAAGATGCCGTTTCACTTGTGGCTGCGTCAACTGGCGCAGGACCGGATGATCGACCTGCACCGCCGGCATCATGCGCAGCGACGGTCGGTCGATCGCGAACAATCGCTGCGGAAGTCGTTTGGCGACCGTTCTTCGCTCGACCTGGCCGGACAGCTCCAGGATCAGGAACTGACTCCCGCCGCGGCGACGATTCGAAAAGAACTCGAAGAGCGGTTTCTCGAAGCGCTCGATCTGCTGGATGACGCCGACCGCGAAGTGATCGTGATGCGGCACATCGAACAGCTCGGAAACAGCGAAGTCGCCCAGGCGCTGCAGCTTTCGGAAGCAGCAGCCGGAATGCGCTA
This window encodes:
- a CDS encoding sigma-70 family RNA polymerase sigma factor, producing the protein MPDNSLWPEHEQTREMVRAAANGEPGAENALLDRHRNALRRLIQFRMDRQIARRVDASDVVQDVLLEASKRLRDYVADPKMPFHLWLRQLAQDRMIDLHRRHHAQRRSVDREQSLRKSFGDRSSLDLAGQLQDQELTPAAATIRKELEERFLEALDLLDDADREVIVMRHIEQLGNSEVAQALQLSEAAAGMRYLRALRRLKAVLLEPGENV